One Choristoneura fumiferana chromosome 25, NRCan_CFum_1, whole genome shotgun sequence genomic region harbors:
- the LOC141442278 gene encoding uncharacterized protein isoform X2, which yields MLRITLFVLQYFPMLSLPILKEIKDVNVTDRPIPDDLERHKKRLRQRWKCNMHAGLLTIAFQIGVCAFYNNEKKFFIGLCEMRFENCMLKSRNLPVVWEYYQDTDCAHHS from the exons ATGCTTAGAATAACGTTGTTTGTCTTACAGTATTTTCCAA tgctCTCTCTACCGATACTGAAAGAAATCAAAGACGTGAATGTAACGGACCGACCAATACCCGATGATTTGGAAAGACATAAGAAGCGCCTACGACAAAGATGGAAGTGCAATATGCATGCAGGACTACTCACAAT AGCATTTCAAATAGGCGTATGTGCCTTTTACaacaacgaaaaaaaattttttatagGCCTCTGTGAAATGAGGTTTGAGAACTGCATGCTCAAatcaa gAAATTTGCCGGTTGTTTGGGAGTACTATCAAGATACGGATTGCGCACATCACAGCtag
- the LOC141442278 gene encoding uncharacterized protein isoform X1, giving the protein MLRITLFVLQYFPILTRQHVSDKSVLSLPILKEIKDVNVTDRPIPDDLERHKKRLRQRWKCNMHAGLLTIAFQIGVCAFYNNEKKFFIGLCEMRFENCMLKSRNLPVVWEYYQDTDCAHHS; this is encoded by the exons ATGCTTAGAATAACGTTGTTTGTCTTACAGTATTTTCCAA TCTTAACTCGTCAACATGTCTCAGACAAGTCTG tgctCTCTCTACCGATACTGAAAGAAATCAAAGACGTGAATGTAACGGACCGACCAATACCCGATGATTTGGAAAGACATAAGAAGCGCCTACGACAAAGATGGAAGTGCAATATGCATGCAGGACTACTCACAAT AGCATTTCAAATAGGCGTATGTGCCTTTTACaacaacgaaaaaaaattttttatagGCCTCTGTGAAATGAGGTTTGAGAACTGCATGCTCAAatcaa gAAATTTGCCGGTTGTTTGGGAGTACTATCAAGATACGGATTGCGCACATCACAGCtag
- the LOC141442092 gene encoding uncharacterized protein, translated as MLRITIFFLQYFPMLSLPTLEKYQDVDVTYRPVPVDLKDIFSSSNSFGTSVCMQEYLQCASNEPSFTTAICAHNSYKLETFMSLCEMRRENCVLAINNETEYWHYYKDLACPPV; from the exons ATGCTaagaataacaatatttttcttacagTATTTTccaa TGCTCTCTTTACCAACGCTGGAAAAATATCAAGACGTGGATGTAACGTACCGTCCAGTTCCTGTTGATTTGAAAGACATATTCAGCTCCAGCAACAGCTTTGGGACTTCAGTATGCATGCAGGAATATTTACAATGTGCTTCAAATGAGCC ttcgtTTACAACAGCTATATGCGCCCATAACTCATATAAATTAGAAACCTTTATGAGCCTGTGTGAAATGCGACGTGAAAACTGCGTACTTgctataa ataacgAAACGGAATATTGGCATTACTATAAAGATTTGGCTTGCCCACCAGTTTAA
- the LOC141442093 gene encoding uncharacterized protein — MLPNVFLLLFLASATMASDYTNRSHPRPQSVRYYPKNTVFKKADLIDNGCVIFIKHCPRDYKYNSVCGRHYDGQYKTFNNYCELEYENCNSWRQWSLIKRDRC, encoded by the exons ATGTTACCAAACGTATTTTTGCTTCTATTCT TGGCGTCTGCTACCATGGCGTCTGATTACACAAACAGATCCCACCCTCGCCCACAGAGCGTCAGGTACTACCCCAAAAATACGGTGTTCAAGAAAGCCGACCTCATCGACAATGGATGCGTCATCTTTATCAAACATTGCCCTAGAGATTACAA ATACAACAGTGTTTGCGGAAGACACTACGATGGCCAATACAAGACGTTCAACAACTACTGCGAACTGGAATACGAAAATTGCAACAGCTGGAGAC AATGGAGCCTGATCAAGCGAGACAGATGTTAA
- the LOC141442096 gene encoding bactericidin B-4-like: protein MNFARVLFFVFACVVALSAVSGAPNPRWNPFKKLERVGQNIRDGIIKAAPAVAVVGQAAAIAKG, encoded by the exons atgaatttcGCTCGCGTTTTGTTCTTCGTGTTTGCCTGCGTGGTGGCTTTGAGTGCGGTGTCAGGAGCGCCCAACCCGCGGTGGAATCCTTTTAAGAAATTG GAACGAGTTGGCCAGAATATTCGCGACGGCATCATCAAAGCTGCTCCAGCGGTCGCAGTCGTCGGCCAAGCAGCAGCCATTGCTAAAGGATAA